One window of the Salvelinus alpinus chromosome 13, SLU_Salpinus.1, whole genome shotgun sequence genome contains the following:
- the LOC139537658 gene encoding aquaporin-11-like has protein sequence MTDLGISLALLATTVLLCEATRRLISRLFSGKDYAIYLVEIVSTYQLCACTHELKVLGEVGRIEPHIALTLTFIITVVHVITFHGAFANPNGAIENVYRKNITGKTAVARITCMFIGGKAAQLLVPHIWSLGLSDHHLRHKRFGFKCFSPINGSLLEAAGVELACTFAVQAAVLHIHKLDERFHAPVIAAVITSLVYSGGHISGAVFNPIMAFSVQFPCSGHTFLEYAFVYWLGPVIGMAMCILLFDKIIPLLSGKSTMGLGIPVVQKKKIQ, from the exons ATGACAGACTTGGGGATTTCACTGGCACTATTGGCGACAACAGTACTTCTCTGCGAGGCGACGCGCAGACTGATCTCGCGCCTCTTCTCTGGCAAGGATTATGCGATTTACCTAGTGGAAATTGTCTCGACCTACCAGCTCTGTGCATGTACGCACGAACTCAAAGTCCTGGGCGAAGTTGGCAGAATCGAACCGCATATAGCACTCACACTGACTTTCATAATCACGGTGGTCCACGTAATAACTTTTCACGGGGCGTTCGCCAACCCAAATGGTGCTATCGAGAACGTTTACCGCAAGAATATCACAGGGAAAACTGCGGTGGCGCGCATAACTTGTATGTTTATAGGTGGGAAAGCTGCGCAGCTCCTCGTGCCCCACATTTGGTCCTTGGGTCTATCCGACCACCACCTCAGGCACAAAAGGTTCGGATTTAAATGCTTCAGTCCCATCAATGGGTCCCTGTTGGAGGCCGCTGGTGTGGAGCTGGCTTGCACTTTCGCTGTCCAAGCCGCAGTCCTCCACATTCATAAACTAGACGAGAGATTCCACGCCCCTGTCATCGCTGCTGTCATTACATCACTGGTTTACTCAG GGGGTCATATTTCAGGGGCTGTTTTCAACCCAATCATGGCCTTCTCCGTCCAGTTCCCCTGCAGTGGACACACCTTCCTGGAATATGCTTTTGTCTACTGGCTAGGACCAGTCATAG GCATGGCAATGTGCATCCTGCTCTTTGACAAAATCATCCCACTCCTATCTGGGAAAAGCACAATGGGCCTGGGCATCCCTGTTGTCCAGAAGAAGAAGATACAGTAA